The following coding sequences are from one Streptomyces dengpaensis window:
- a CDS encoding helix-turn-helix domain-containing protein, which yields MPPRRVITGRSQEPRRRFAEELRLLRTARGVSLRELAKVVGWDPSQFGKLESGQTLGGPEVVQALDTYYGTPGLLLALWELAVSDPTQFREQYRRYMTLEAEAVSLWQYSVCRPPGLLQTAAYAREALAAGGLRGQELDQQVEARVGRRKVLEGVDAPPFRVILSETVLRNALRDPREWQEQLQNLGKDSERQNITLHVLPFGTGLHGLDSTDVMFLRLLDGRTVAYAEHDVRGELLEESSRVERFQRTYDAVRDLALSPAESRKFILRMLEEGPCEPST from the coding sequence ATGCCGCCGAGACGCGTGATCACGGGACGCAGCCAGGAACCGCGCCGGCGGTTCGCGGAGGAGCTGCGGTTACTACGTACCGCGCGGGGTGTGAGCCTGCGGGAACTCGCGAAGGTGGTGGGGTGGGACCCGTCCCAGTTCGGCAAATTGGAGAGCGGGCAGACGCTGGGCGGCCCGGAGGTCGTACAGGCGCTGGACACGTACTACGGGACGCCGGGGCTGCTGTTGGCGCTGTGGGAGTTGGCGGTCAGCGATCCGACGCAGTTCCGCGAGCAGTACCGGCGGTACATGACGCTGGAGGCCGAGGCGGTGAGTCTGTGGCAGTACTCCGTGTGCAGGCCGCCGGGGCTGCTCCAGACGGCCGCCTACGCACGCGAGGCGCTCGCCGCTGGTGGACTCAGGGGGCAGGAGCTGGACCAGCAGGTCGAAGCGCGCGTCGGACGGCGCAAGGTTCTGGAAGGAGTGGACGCTCCCCCATTCCGCGTCATCCTCTCCGAAACGGTGCTGCGGAACGCCCTACGCGATCCACGGGAGTGGCAGGAGCAGTTACAGAACCTGGGGAAGGACTCGGAGCGCCAGAACATCACCCTTCACGTACTGCCGTTCGGCACCGGTCTGCACGGCCTGGACAGCACCGACGTGATGTTCCTGCGACTGCTGGACGGCCGCACCGTGGCATACGCCGAGCACGACGTACGCGGTGAACTCCTCGAAGAATCAAGCAGGGTTGAGCGTTTCCAGCGCACCTATGATGCGGTGCGCGACCTGGCGTTGTCCCCGGCCGAGTCGCGGAAGTTCATCCTGCGGATGTTGGAGGAAGGGCCATGCGAGCCATCGACCTGA
- a CDS encoding DUF397 domain-containing protein — protein MRAIDLSTTTWRKSSYSNSDGGNCVEVADSFHPTIVPVRDSKAPQGPALIFEAGAWSSFVTAVKAGHGL, from the coding sequence ATGCGAGCCATCGACCTGAGCACCACGACATGGCGCAAGAGCAGCTACAGCAACTCGGACGGCGGCAACTGCGTCGAGGTCGCCGACAGCTTCCACCCCACCATCGTCCCGGTCCGCGACAGCAAGGCCCCCCAGGGCCCCGCGCTCATCTTCGAGGCCGGAGCCTGGTCGTCGTTCGTCACCGCCGTCAAGGCCGGGCATGGGCTATGA